The Primulina eburnea isolate SZY01 chromosome 6, ASM2296580v1, whole genome shotgun sequence genome contains a region encoding:
- the LOC140833404 gene encoding uncharacterized protein — protein MIMSMLSSPFCPSSTPFSSPNTRFPLIHDRTYLYQSLASDIFARKCARELRVPSSRSLEAVEILKKNGELPITTITDFNQMLMSLIASDKFEMALKLIAKLPSLCLAMDNWTYSILVCFYCKLNEPMEAKNLLERMLGNGFEPTVATFTTLIDSFCKIGRLQDALQVFDVMSRVGCQPTINTYNCLLKGLCYVGKVEEAYDLLTNIKRSSLSTDVYTYTAVMNGLCKVGRSNEALELLDEVLRRDLTPNVVTYNTLLNGFFKEGRPLSGISLLKGMKERNCRPDYISYSTLFHGLIKWGKIRAALGVYREMVEIGFRTDERMLNTLLRGVCRRSREEKELVKHASDLFDDMRNGQYTIYPCAYDLVVEALSNGKELDKAFMILNEMVMIGHSPRTFTFGVVIRSLCGTRDVDKALLVLMLQHKPCANHYDVVIGEFNRQGRSVDACYVYGSALKRGVVPKRKPAFKSSPTKCT, from the coding sequence ATGATAATGAGCATGCTTTCTTCTCCATTCTGTCCCTCGTCCACTCCATTCTCTTCGCCTAATACCCGTTTCCCTCTGATCCACGACCGAACCTACCTATACCAATCCCTTGCCTCTGATATTTTTGCACGCAAATGCGCCAGAGAATTACGAGTTCCTTCTTCACGAAGCCTTGAAGCTGTcgaaattttgaagaaaaatggagaattGCCAATTACAACCATAACTGACTTTAATCAGATGCTGATGTCTTTAATTGCGtcggataaatttgaaatggcATTGAAACTGATAGCCAAGTTACCATCTTTATGTTTAGCTATGGATAACTGGACGTATTCAATTTTGGTATGCTTTTATTGTAAGCTTAATGAACCGATGGAGGCCAAAAATTTACTGGAGCGCATGTTGGGAAATGGGTTTGAGCCCACTGTCGCTACTTTCACTACTTTGATCGATTCATTTTGTAAAATCGGAAGATTGCAAGATGCCTTGCAAGTGTTCGACGTTATGTCCAGAGTCGGTTGTCAGCCCACAATCAATACATACAATTGCTTATTGAAAGGCTTGTGCTATGTTGGGAAAGTAGAAGAAGCTTATGACTTGCTGACGAACATCAAAAGATCTTCTTTAAGTACGGATGTTTATACCTACACCGCAGTGATGAATGGTTTATGTAAAGTGGGCAGGTCAAATGAAGCATTGGAGTTACTGGATGAAGTTCTACGAAGGGACTTGACTCCCAATGTGGTTACTTATAACACTTTGTTGAATGGGTTCTTCAAAGAAGGAAGGCCTTTAAGTGGTATTAGCTTGTTGAAGGGAATGAAGGAGAGAAATTGCAGGCCAGACTACATAAGCTATAGCACACTGTTCCATGGATTGATTAAATGGGGAAAGATTAGAGCAGCTTTGGGGGTCTATAGGGAGATGGTTGAAATTGGTTTTAGAACCGATGAAAGGATGTTGAACACCTTGCTGAGAGGGGTATGCAGACGTTCTCGGGAAGAGAAAGAGCTGGTGAAACATGCGTCTGATTTGTTTGATGACATGAGGAATGGCCAATACACTATCTATCCTTGTGCATATGATCTGGTGGTAGAAGCTTTGAGCAATGGAAAGGAGTTGGACAAAGCTTTCATGATTTTGAATGagatggtcatgatcggacacTCTCCTCGTACATTCACCTTTGGCGTCGTCATTCGATCACTTTGTGGTACCAGAGATGTTGACAAGGCATTATTGGTTTTGATGCTGCAGCACAAGCCTTGTGCTAATCATTATGATGTAGTGATTGGCGAGTTTAATCGACAAGGTCGCTCTGTAGATGCATGCTATGTTTATGGCTCGGCATTGAAAAGAGGGGTGGTGCCTAAAAGGAAACCGGCATTTAAATCTTCGCCCACCAAGTGTACATGA